One window of the Longimicrobium sp. genome contains the following:
- the aroA gene encoding 3-phosphoshikimate 1-carboxyvinyltransferase — MSFRISGDVRVPGDKSVTHRALMFAAAAQGESRLSGLLPGEDCRSTAAVLRALGCDVPPPPADGSEIVVRGRGIDAWRAPAEPLDCGNSGTTSRLMMGLLASRPFASVVTGDASLRGRPMRRITEPLASMGARFRELDAPDRLPIEVTGGGLHGIDYVSPKASAQIKSAVLLAGLGARVPVSVTEPALSRDHTERMLSALGAPVRTETSADGVRAVLGAWGEPLPPLDLRVPGDPSSAAFLAALALLADAGELRIRGVLANPTRTGFFSLARLMMGLLHWERGRAVGGEPVSDLVVRPSRLKAVQIGGDDIPAAIDEIPVLAILAARAEGETRITGAGELRVKESDRIAAVVAALRAIGAEAEELEDGLVIRGGDHPLRGRVTTHGDHRIAMAFGVLAALPGNEIEIDDRQCAAVSFPGYWELLDSLVRGG; from the coding sequence ATGAGCTTCCGCATCTCGGGCGACGTGCGCGTCCCCGGCGACAAGTCGGTCACGCACCGCGCGCTGATGTTCGCCGCCGCGGCCCAGGGCGAGAGCCGGCTGAGCGGCCTTCTCCCCGGCGAGGACTGCCGGAGCACCGCCGCGGTCCTCCGCGCGCTCGGCTGCGACGTTCCCCCGCCGCCCGCGGACGGGAGCGAGATCGTGGTGCGCGGGCGCGGCATCGACGCCTGGCGCGCGCCCGCGGAGCCGCTGGACTGCGGCAACAGCGGAACGACGTCGCGGCTGATGATGGGCCTCCTCGCGTCGCGCCCTTTCGCCAGCGTGGTGACGGGCGACGCGTCGCTCCGCGGCCGGCCGATGCGGCGCATCACCGAGCCGCTGGCGAGCATGGGCGCGCGCTTCCGCGAGCTGGACGCCCCCGACCGCCTGCCCATCGAGGTCACCGGCGGCGGGCTGCACGGCATCGACTACGTCTCTCCCAAGGCCAGCGCGCAGATCAAGTCGGCGGTGCTGCTGGCCGGCCTGGGCGCGCGCGTCCCCGTCTCCGTCACCGAGCCGGCGCTCTCGCGCGACCACACCGAGCGGATGCTCTCCGCGCTCGGGGCCCCGGTGCGCACGGAGACCTCGGCGGACGGCGTCCGCGCGGTGCTGGGCGCGTGGGGCGAGCCGCTGCCGCCGCTGGATCTCCGCGTCCCCGGCGACCCGTCGTCCGCCGCTTTCCTCGCGGCGCTGGCGCTGCTGGCGGACGCGGGCGAGCTGCGCATCCGCGGCGTTTTGGCCAACCCCACGCGCACCGGCTTCTTCTCCCTCGCGCGATTGATGATGGGGCTGCTGCACTGGGAGCGCGGCCGTGCGGTGGGCGGCGAGCCCGTGTCCGACCTGGTGGTGCGCCCCTCGCGATTGAAGGCGGTGCAGATCGGCGGCGACGACATCCCCGCCGCCATCGACGAGATCCCCGTGCTGGCCATCCTCGCGGCGCGGGCCGAGGGCGAGACGCGCATCACCGGCGCGGGCGAGCTGCGGGTGAAGGAGAGCGACCGCATCGCCGCCGTCGTGGCCGCGCTCCGCGCCATCGGCGCCGAGGCGGAGGAGCTGGAAGACGGCCTGGTGATCCGCGGCGGCGACCATCCGCTGCGGGGACGCGTCACCACGCACGGCGACCACCGCATCGCCATGGCCTTCGGCGTGCTCGCCGCGCTCCCGGGGAACGAGATCGAGATCGACGACCGCCAGTGCGCCGCGGTGAGCTTCCCCGGCTACTGGGAGCTGCTGGACTCGCTGGTGCGGGGGGGATGA
- a CDS encoding carboxypeptidase-like regulatory domain-containing protein translates to MNASPWHRIACAAAVAVVALAAAPLAAQRVTVSGQVTDADSGQPVAGALVRVGDDDHEVMSDAQGRFTLFRVPVGDRVVWGSAMGYGTSAATVAVAAGGASGVALPLKRDPVRLAAINATVSRFESRRRSYGSSVRLLTERDLAASASSDMRDFLEVRAGLHRLPCSGSGGGLTRNDCVIVRGRAAVPVVYVDEVRWGVGLDVLSTYRPEDVARVEVYGGGAQVRVYTRWFLDWASRNNTSPGRSSRASEPNPPRGWRSPADVILRPATPQAFFTQAVAGRRIYNRLARQPVSRVECSP, encoded by the coding sequence ATGAACGCATCTCCCTGGCACAGAATCGCTTGCGCGGCCGCCGTCGCGGTCGTGGCGCTCGCCGCCGCGCCGCTGGCCGCCCAGCGTGTCACCGTCAGCGGACAGGTCACCGACGCGGACAGCGGACAGCCGGTCGCCGGCGCGCTGGTCCGCGTGGGCGACGACGACCACGAGGTGATGTCGGACGCGCAGGGGCGCTTCACCCTCTTCCGCGTTCCCGTGGGCGACCGCGTGGTGTGGGGCTCGGCGATGGGGTACGGCACCTCGGCGGCGACGGTCGCGGTGGCCGCGGGCGGCGCGAGCGGCGTGGCGCTGCCGCTGAAGCGCGACCCGGTGCGCCTTGCCGCAATCAACGCCACGGTCAGCCGCTTCGAGTCGCGCCGGCGCTCCTACGGAAGCAGCGTGCGGCTGCTGACCGAGCGCGACCTGGCCGCCTCGGCGTCCAGCGACATGCGCGATTTCCTGGAGGTGCGCGCGGGGCTGCACCGCCTGCCGTGCAGCGGATCCGGCGGCGGGCTCACCCGCAACGACTGCGTGATCGTGCGCGGCCGGGCGGCGGTGCCGGTCGTCTACGTGGACGAGGTGCGGTGGGGCGTGGGGCTGGACGTGCTCTCCACCTACCGGCCCGAGGACGTGGCGCGGGTGGAGGTGTACGGCGGCGGCGCGCAGGTCCGGGTCTACACGCGCTGGTTCCTGGACTGGGCCTCGCGCAACAACACCAGCCCTGGCCGCTCCTCGCGGGCGAGTGAGCCGAATCCGCCGAGAGGCTGGCGTTCACCGGCCGACGTCATCCTGAGGCCGGCCACACCGCAAGCTTTCTTCACGCAAGCGGTTGCAGGCCGAAGGATCTATAATCGTCTCGCACGTCAGCCGGTGAGTCGCGTCGAGTGTTCGCCCTGA